Below is a genomic region from Ailuropoda melanoleuca isolate Jingjing chromosome 8, ASM200744v2, whole genome shotgun sequence.
ACGCCGTGCTGATGGACCTGGAAAGGCAGGGTGACGTGTACAGGCAGGGCACCACTCCCCCCGTGTGGTATCTGGCCGACAAGAAGCGAGAGCGGATGCAAATGAAGAGAAACGCAGACCTCGGCCCCGACAGCGGCCCGGCTGCCGGCCCTGAGACCAAAGGAGACGTGCTCCCCTCCCGGCAGCTGGCCACACCGGACGCCTCGGACAGCGTGGCGGCCACAGAAGACGTGCAGAACGGGCAGGAGCCAGTCGTAAAGCTGGAAAGCAGGCAGGAGGCCGCACCGGAGAGGGTAAAGCTGAGGCCTCCTGCCCATGACAACGGCCCCTCAAAAATGGGATACGTTGACTTTGAAAACGGCCAGTGGGCCACGGACGACATCCCAGATGACCTGAACAGTATCCACGCAGCACCAGGTGAGTTTCGAGCCATCATGGAGATGCCCTCCTTCTACAGTCACGGCTGGCCACGGTGCTCGCCCTACAAGAAACTCACAGAGTGCCAGCTGAAGAACCCCATCAGCGGGTTGCTCGAATATGCCCAGTTCGCCAGCCAGACCTGTGAGTTCAACCTGCTAGAGCAGCGTGGACCGCCCCACGAGCCTCGGTAAGAGACCGCCCACAAACCGTACGGGGCGCTGGGCTCAGAGCAGCCTCGCAGCTCGTGGCCGCCCCCGcctcttccctttgcctctcccgaTCTGGAGCAGGAAATGCAGGCCTCGCAGCAGCCAGAGGCCCGGCTGGGCAAGGGGGAGGCTGACCCTTTGGCTGGAAGGCGGCAGCTTTGGACGGGCTTTCGTGCCTCAGTGTCTTGCCTGCCTCCAAGGGCCAGAGGTCGTGAGGCCCGGACTCCCCTCCCATCCTCTTCTGTgggctttccctcccttccccgagCTGAGTTCCCCAGAGAGGCATGTGAGCAGGGGGGTCGGGCTAGGCTGCACACACGGGAAGCAGCAGCAGGCCCCAGCCACCTGGTGCTCGGCTCCTGTCGGGACAGGGTGGTGTTGAGTGTTGCCTGCTGCCCGCCGGGCGAAGCTGGCAGTCCTGGTGGTCTGTGCCTCCTCTGTGCTCGGTGTGGTTCCCGGGCTGTGAAGTCAGTGCCCCACTCAGGCAGCTGGCCAGGCCCTGCACCGTCGGCCCCTGTAGGCCGctggacagacagagggagacaggagggccCCGATGGGGCTGCTGCAGGGGGCCTAGTGCAGAGGCCGCCACGGCACAGGCCAGTGGGGGCGGGCGAGAGTTCCAGTGCCCTTTACCTTAGACATGGGCTGGTATGGCTTCCCAGCTGTGACCCTTACTCCTTATGTCCACCGTCTTCATGACAGAGACGGTGTTGCAGGAGAGCTGTTAAGGCGGGGGTGTGTGTCCAAAGACCATCAGGGCCAGGACTGGTCTGTGTCTGGGACAGAGGCTGGGTGGCCGTCGTGCTCtcttttccctccaccccctgccccagaacTGGGGGAGAGCAGTGGGTTTTGCAGTTAACCTTTCTTTGGACTCCAGCCCTAAGAAGCGTTGGTACCATGTTCAAATATTTCAGAAGACGCAGGAAATAAGAAATTTGACCTACTTTTCTAAATGAAACCCCAGATTGAGCCAAGAGCCGAACAGATCTGAAAACTTGAGCACGGAGGCTCAGGCTAAGTCCAGAGGCCGGGGACGGAGGCATCTTGGTTTTCTGCATAACAAGGGGAGACCCCTTGTGTCGGGCTCCAGACAGACGGAGCTGGAGAGTGGCTCAGGCCAGACCCCAGCGCATGGGGTCTTGGGGAGGCTGGGGACGGGCGCAGGCCCAGGAAGCGGCAGGTGCCTGCTCCCTGTCGGCCGCTGTGCAGGAAGGAGCCTTCGCGGCCTTTAGGAACCGCCTCACGGGGGGCAGCCGGCCACAGCGGCTTCAGAATGAAGGCTTTGGTTGCTGCAGTGGCGATTTTCACCCGTCATTCTTGGTGCAGGCTCTCTCTTAACTCATTGCTAAGAGATCTGAGCTGTGTGTGCCCTCGTGAGCTCTGGGGAGAGAGTCACTGGCTGCTTTGTTTCTGGAAGGTAGGGACTGAGGCTCCAAAGGGACAGGGGTCTCTGTGTGGCAGGAGGCTCCAGGGTGCAGGGCCCTGTGCAGGGCGCGGCAGGGACGGCGGGCCCACGCTCACACATCTGCTCACTTTCCGTCAAGATTTAAATTCCAAGTCATCATTGGTGGCCGAGAGTTCCCCCCGGCTGAAGCTggcagcaagaaggtggccaagCAGGACGCAGCCCTCAAAGCCATGACCATCCTGCTTGAGGAAGCAAAAGCCAAGGACAGTGGAAGACCAGAAGAACCCTACGACTGCTCCACAGAGAAGGGATCGGAGAAGGTAGGCGTCCTGCCCTCTGGGGGCCTGTGCTCTGCCCCCGTCACCCTGGTACCAGCATTTAACTGACCTCTGCAGGCGGTCTGCACGCAAAGGGCCGAGTCCGTGGCTCAGAGGCTGTGTCCGCCCCCCGCCTCGGCCacgctcccctcccctcactgccaGCGCCCCCGCTTGCCCGCCTCACAGCCCCACTGTAATCACAGACCTCCCGGCTGGAAAGCGACCTTAAAGATGACCGAGTCCAGGCTCCATTGTTGACAGATAAGAAATGAGACCCAGAGCGTCTCAATAAGTCACCCTTTCCTGCTGTGCCCAGAAACACCCTGCACCCTCTTCCTTTGGAACGTTAGCCCCTCAGTTGTGGTTGACCCACCGCCATTCTCTCTGCCCGGTCGCACCAGCCTGTGGTTTCTCTGTCGTTTCTCTTGTGTCTCGTTTTCTCCAGACGGCGGAGTCCCAGCCCAGCACCCCCTCCGCAGCATCCCTGTTTTCTGGGAAGAACCCCGTCACGACCTTGCTTGAGTGcgtgcacaagctggggagcTCCTGTGAATTCCGCCTCCTGTCCAGAGAAGGCCCTGCCCACGACCCCAAGTACATCTCTTGTATCGTGTATCTCTGCTGAGGGTTCTCAGACAAGAGATACAGTCTCCTGCTGGCCTCCCGAGAGGTGGCCGGTTATCCCACTGAGCAGGCCGCCTGTTTGCAGTACGGACAGTGGGGAGCCACGAGGCGTGCTCGCTGCTGTGGAGCGGACGGTCTGGGATTGGGAGCTCAGAGGGCGAAGCGGGGGCTGAGCACTAGGGAGACGCTTGGCCTGGCGGTTGCTCGTGGTGGGTTTGAGAGGCACAGACCCTGCACACCTGCAGGGTCCAGAGCAGGGCTCCCGGAGGAGGGTCAGCCAGCCGGGTGCTCACGTGCCGCATGGGGTCAGCCAGGCTGGGGGGCCGGGGGCAGGAGGGTCCAGGGCAGCAACTTGTCGACGCAGAGGGGCTGCGCGGGCCACGCACAGAGGCGATGTGTGCGAGGACACGCCAGCTCGTAGAGGACTGCCCCACGGGGGCGAGGTGGGTGTCTCCGGTCGGTGCCGCTTTAACCCGCTCCTCCCCGCTCCTGCCAGGTTCCAGTACTGCGTCGCCATGGGAGCCCACACCTTCCCCACTGCGAGCGCCCCCAGCAAGAAGGTGGCGAAGCAGATGGCTGCCGAGGAGGCCGTGAAGGCCCTGCACGGAGAGGCCAGCAGCTCGGCACCTGCCGATCCCCAGGTGGGCCGTCCTAGCGACCACGTGGCTCAGCCTTGCGACCACATCCCTCAGAGTTTCTGTAAGTGCTCATGGTTCCTCTTCGTGTGGGCAATTCTCCTTCAGCTGGGCGGCACGAACACAGAGTCCTTCGATAACCTGGAGTCTGGGATGCCCAACAAGGTCAGGAGGATTGGCGAGCTCGTCAGATACCTGAACACCAACCCTGTGGGCGGCCTGTTAGAGTATGCCCGCTCCCATGGCTTCGCGGCCGAGTTCAAGTTGGTTGACCAGTCCGGCCCTCCGCACGAGCCCAAGTGAGTGTCTCAGCCCCACCACGGCCGCGCGCCCCGGGCCCGAGGGGCGAGGAAGGGCTGCCGAGCTATGGTGCCGTGGGGACGGGAGGGGTGGGCCGGCGGAGACAGGTCCGGCCTGGAAAGACCCACAGCAGCTGTTTAGAGAGTACAGTCACTCTTACAGCGCGTACGCTCCTTCTTAATTGTTTctgattaatttaatttttaaaggaatatgtCTGTGAATAGAAAATCGTTCAGGCCAGTTGAAAAAGTATGCAGGGAAAAGTCTCCTTTCTAGCTCAGGCTGTtagtttccttccccagatttatACACTGTTACTAGCTTCTGAGCACTTCtaaaaatttgtgtgtgtattagtacattttcttttcatttcactttttaaacaaaagtataGATCCTATCTTCCGTCCAACACCTGACTCCCTTGGCAGTGCGTCCTGGAGGCCGTTACACGTTTCAGATGCAGGCACCGACCACGCTCCTTTCTGTAGCTGCATATTTCTACACTGTTTctaaatcttctttttcttttaacgtAAGGTCAGCACCCAGGGCACGTGGGGCGGGACCAAGAGTCGCAGGCTCAGCGGACTGAGCCTGTCGGGCGCTGCCCACAGCTGCATATTCATTGAATAGAAACTTAGTTTTACAGTTGTTTTATCAAGCGAGGGATATAAAGGTCTTTCCTAAAACAGGCGCCCACATACCCACCACCTAGTTCAGGAGAGAGAACGGTCCCGTTGGCATTGCGGCCCCCGCTTGGCCACGTGGATCTCACCAGCTTGCAGCGGCATCTGGGTCGGATGCGGTCCTACTTGCAGAAGCAGTCTTCGTGCTCTGTCTGCTCACGGGGGCTGGAGTGTCAGGAGGGGGTTTCTGGGCGATAGGTCGTGTGCAGTTCTTcagggttttgtgttttgtgtagGTAGTAGGCTTCTTGAAGTGAAACACAAGAATCTGGTCCTCACTGCTCGCTCCCCCGTGGCCCAGCGCTCCCCTCCTCACGTGCCCCAACACGCCAGCGCGTGGTGACCTCACTGCCCCACAGTCCTGCAGAGCATCTTCATGTCATCGCGAGCCGAGCTGgcacatttgtccttttgttagACGGAAGCTCATGTGCGTTGATACCTGGATTGCTGTTTACATGTAACAGGAGAATCTCGGAGGGTTTCCGCGTCCCGTTCTGTTCCCTGTTCAGAGGTCCTGCGGTTCCCCAGTGCGCTGACCTGGGCTGTCCACCAGCCCCTAGTGACCGATGCGTGCGTCCTTTCCACACTCTGCTAGTACAGACAGTGCTGCTGTGAATGACATCTTCACGGGCACCTAAGATTTTGGTAAACACTGCTGAATCTTCCTGCAGTGAGATCATAGCAGTTGATGCGTCTGTCAGCAGTAAAGAACGGCTCGTCCCCTTCACCATAACCAGTACGGAATCACAGGTTCCCCCGCAATCCACAAGGACAGAgttccttttgaaattttctgcCCAGCCAACGCTGAAtgctgttttcacttcttttcttcataaaagcaaaagtcctcttcagatttcttttggttggtGGAAACAGGTTTTTATCTTTGCCGTTCTAAAATGTGAGAAATGCTGTGTTGGTGCTGCGCAGAGATAGTCTGTATTAAGATGTTTGTTACTATTAtttaccaaataataataatgacaaaactCAGAATCATCTCTAGAGATTCCAAAAAGGCTTTTagtaaaattcaacatccattcagaTTAAAGAACATGCTGTCAATAGAGATTATTGAGCCCCTCTTCGTGCGATAGAAACGTACGTCTGAAGTCAAAAGCCAGACGCTTACTCCGTGTTGAGCTGGGAGCTGTTCGCTGTTCGTGTAAGGTCCTTGTTACTTCTCGGCACGCCGGCACCACGAACTCGTGCCGCGCGTTAGGACAGAGCAGGCGGGGAGAAGACACTTCCGTTACGGGAGATGACGTGATCGTGTCCTGAGCTATGTGTGGGAGGCGGGACGAGAtagcagagacagaggggaagTCAGGAAAGCAGGGAATTATGAAATGACCTGCAAACGCCGGGGCCTTTTCTGCTTGCGGCAGAAGCGATGCGAAGATGTGGTGGAAGAAAGTAGCCGGTTCACTGCAGCAGCTGAGCAGACAGAAGACCTGCTCACGTCCCAAGCAGGAAACGTGCAGGCTCTGGTCCCATGTGATTAGATAGAAAACCCAGTTGAATGACGGCAGCTGTCCCCAGGTTAGTCTTCACATTTCACGTGATCCTACTAAAGTCACTGGTAgattgacttctttattttaaaccTGGGAGACCCCATTCCCAGGTTCATATGAAAAATCCATGTgggggacgcctggatggctcagtcggtgaagcgtctgccttcggctcaggtcgtggtcctgaGGTTTTGGgatctgagccccacattgggctccctgctcaatgggcttctccctctgcccctccccagctctgcttgtgctctctctttctgacaaataaaatctttgaaaagggtaaaaaaagaaaaatccacgtGGGAGAATGGTCAGAAAGTTCTGAGAGAGGGATGAGCTGCGTGGCCTGCGGGCAGGATGGTGAAGGGGGCGGCCCCCCAGGGTCCCTCGCAGACACAGGTGCAGACAGGGCTTCTGGTCGGGGGGAAGCTGCCCACCGCATCTCAGCAAGACCTCGCTGGTGTCTGTGTCTTTGCTCACATCTAATCCCATTGTCCCATTAAGTCCCAttggacttaaatgtaaaatagggGTGTgcggctggttcagtcggtacaGTATGTGACTCGATCTCTGTGTTGTGGGttcgagacccatgttgggtgtagagattgcttaaaaataaaatcttaaaattatatacacaaaataaataaaaatctctagaTAAAAGCAGGGATTTTTGCTTGAGAATTTTGGAGTGGCAAAGCCTTTGCAATGACAGCATGAAACAgtcataaaggaaaaagaaggaagggtggcTGTCGGGCGAATTGGTGTGTCTTAAAGGAACCACCTGAGGAGAAAACACCGAGGgccaatttctttaaaagtagcGGGTCCTTTTCCAGTGGGAAGTGTGTAGGTAAATGTACACGCCGTCCGTGTGCTCGCAGCATCCGTGAGGTCTCATCCTGAGCATAAGCACACGGTGGAGAGCGGCCTCCGTGGCGAGGGCGCCCCCGGGGATTTTGTGCCCCCCCTGGTGGCAGCGGTGCTGTTCCTTACGGACAGCTCGCCGCGGTCTGTGGCCCTGTGGTCCGCAGACTGGTTGAGCCGCGCGTGTGACCGGCCTGGAGCGTGGGGCTGGCGCTGCAAAGGTGGCAGTTGGTCCCAGTGTTTGCGGGAACGAGGGACGCGCGCTCCCTGAGGACTTACTTGAGCTGTAGCCAGCACTCAATTTTAAAAGTTCGTTGAAGAAGAATGGCTCACAAAAGGgtgtcttattttaaatttgtctccATAGAAGTGATGTTGCTCATTTCTTTATGCTCGTGTGTTATCTGTGTTTCCGTGTCCTTGTCCGTCTGTCCTTTGGCTTTGACGTATCTCATGAGAGCAGGACCGTGGCGAGAAGGGAACAGAGACCCTGGGCCCAGGGTGCCGGGAAAGGTGCTCCGGCCCCTGTGGGGGACACGCTGGCTCGTGGGGCCGGCCCTTTGCGCCCGGTGGCCCTTCCGGGTCGTCGTCCTCACGCTTCACGCCTGCGTTCTGTCTGTCCCCTCTTTCGCTTCCGTGAAACCCTCCCTCAGACTTCCCGTGActcatgcagaatttaagaaCTTACCGTGAACCTGGGGAGGGCGTGAAGACCCCCCGGGGCTGCGGGCAGGAGGGCCGTCGTAACTGCACTGCGGCACACGCGGCttccctctgtctgcccttctTAGCACCCTTACCTGATGGCACGACTGTCAGTGTCTCGATGCTAGAAGGCACCTGCTGTGTGTAGGGGGGTGCCCCGACCTCTCCAGAGCCCCGGGCTCCCTTCCAGCTCCTTTGTCGCTTCTACTGGGCCTGTCGAGTCTGACCTGCCTGAAGGAGACTCTTGGGTTTCGCCCCTTACGCTCTATTCCCCTGGTCCTTCCCATTTCCGTAGGTGACCTCACTGTCCACCCAGTAGCTCACGCCAACAACCTAGGTGCGGGTCATCGTGTCcacctccttcacctccttcaagCAGACCAGCCTTGGGCTCTGTGTCTTAGACATCCAGCTCTCCAgaccctcccctcctgcctccggCAGCAGAGCCTCTGCTCTCCTCTAAACCGCTCTCCCtcctttgtccattcattcagaCAATGCTTCTGGACTGCATTCTGTTTGTCTGGACAGGAGCCAGATTTGAACCAGTAATCACACAGGGAGACATAAGGTCTCCGTGTCTTGTGCGTGTTACAGTGAGCTAGAGTTGCGTGATGGGTTGAGAATCTGCTTGGTGTGGTCTGACTTGGTAAGGTGCTGCACCGCGGCCTGGGGGTGGTTAAGAGAAAGCCGGAAGTTCTGGGAAGGGGCTGGATCACCCCGAGGCCTGCGGTGGGAGGGGAGCTGACCTGGCAAAGGCGGGAAGCCGGGCCCCTCCACTCTGGCCGCAGAAAGCCCTCCTAGGGACTGTCTCTTGCTCCCCGCCGCCCTTGGCCCTCTTCCCCAGAATTTTCTCTACTCTGTTTTTGAGCTAAGTTCTCTCTCCCACCCTAAGCCATTTTAGACCCTTCCCTCTTTATTTAGACTTCCACCAAAACTCCTTTTTCTTACTCTAAACCGATGACCCTCCATCGTGCTTGAGAAAAGAGCAACAATGATATGACAGATACCTTATGTTTCCATCACCAAACCCGCCTGCCTGCGTCTGCTTTGGTGTGTGggaccctgcccctccctgtgccctggaTCCCCTTCCGTGCACCacctcccttcctcacccctgcaTGCCACAGCCGTTCAGCAGGCCTTGACCGCGGTGTGAATCACCCAGCAAGCACCCCCTCGCCGCTCTGCGCCCCTCACCACCACGCCTCCTCCTTGTCTTCAGTCTTGGCTTCCTTCACTCACTGTCCCCAGCATTCCAGGAAGAGGCGAGCAGCGGGCCTCTTACGGTTACTGAGCTCGGGGAACACTGCTGGTGGGTACCGTAGGGCCTGGTGCGGCTTCCGGGGGGGTTCCGGCCCACACGCGCGGGCACGCCCCCTTCACCACGCTCTGCTTATGGCAGCTTCGCGGGTACCAGGTCTTCTTACAAAGGAGGGGTTGCGGTCGTTTCTCCGACAGCAGGTGCTCACTGTGTCTCCGGGTCTCATTTTGGTGATTCTCACAAtatctaaaattttccattattaGATTTAGTGATTTATGATCCATGATTATAACTCGCTGGAAGCTCAAATGATGGTTAGcgttttttttttcagcaataaagtattttttagttAAGGTACGTATGTTGTACGCCTGAGAGGCTCAGTGTAGTGTGAACATGACTTCATgtgcactgggaaaccagaaaGTGTAGTTTGTCTGGCTTTATGCAATGTTGGCTTTACTGCGGTGGTCTGGGACCCAGCCCACGGGTCTCCGAGGTGagcctgcatgtgtgtgtgtgtgtgtgtgtgtgtgtgtctttgtgcatAGAATCCATGTTCTTGTCAAACACATGGAACAGGCCTGAGATTCTCGTGACCCTCAGGGAAAGGTCCTGCCCAGTTTGGCCCCACTGCTTTCCGGCATCCTTCACGCCATGTCCCCCTCCTTCACGGAGCTTCCGTTAGGCCCCCGGCCCAAACACCTCTCCGGGCCGGGAAGGCCAAAGGCATGCTGCCGCGGATAAGCGAGAAGTAGCGGGAAGCTGAGCGTGGCCGAACTCCCTGGGCCGATGAGTCTTGATAACAAAGCCTTGGCTGCACGTGCCTCCCCACCAGCAGTTTAGGGCGTGGTTGGAAGTGAGGATTTTTGAAACCCCGGCTGGTGGGTGCCCCGTCAcgttcttccctctgtgtcctggACTGCCCTCCTTCCCACGCCCGGCACGGCTCGCGTGCCCGAGAggctctctcctcccccaaccGTGGCCATCCCGAGGCTTCCAGGAATCAAAAATAACTGCTCGAGGACGCTTCGGCCCCTTGTCCACGGCAGACCGTGACGCTCCGACCACTCCAGGGTGCGTCCTGCGGGGCTAGTCAGGAAGCGAATGAGGAGACAGAATCCAGCACTTGAGAGCCAGAGCGCTAAACAGCAGCGATGTGAGCGGGGAGACCGTGTCCCTCATTTGTGCTTGAGTTATGAAGGGTCCCCATTTGGCATTTTCGTCTAAGCCCCGTGCGGTCCTCGCTGAACTGGCTTCATGAGGCAGGTCCACAGCCTCTGTGGACGGTGGGGCCTCGTCGCAGTGTAAGGACACGATGGTGTTGCTCCGTCCTGGGGCCACCTTCAAGGTATGGCCGGGGACTCCAGTGCTCACCCAGGGTGTCCTCTGGAAGCGTGCGGACATCGGAGCAGAGTCAGGTCAGAGCAGCGTTCCTGGGAGCAGTGCGGGGGCGTCTGTCTGGTGGAAGGCATGGCGCCCGAGGCTGGGAAGCCCTGCCTGAGGAGCGGCCGTGCGGTCGGGAGCTTGTCTTCATCCCCCGCTTCTATCCCAAAGGTTCGTTTACCAGGCAAAAGTTGGGGGTCGCTGGTTCCCAGCCGTCTGCGCACACAGCAAGAAGCAAGGCAAGCAGGAAGCGGCAGATGCGGCCCTCCGCGTCTTGATTGGGGAGAACGAGAAGGCAGAGCGCATGGGTTTCACAGAGGTAACCCCAGTGACAGGGGCCAGTCTCAGAAGAACTATGCTCCTCTCAAGGTCCCCAGAAGCACAGCCAAAGACAGTTAAGACGTCTACTTTTGGTGCTCTCTCTTTGCGGGGTCCTGCTGACTCCTCTATGGGTGGACTTGGCTCCTAACTTGCTGTCCCGGGACGCAGCCCTGGGCTTCCGCTCGTGCCGCGGGCACGCGGAGCCGGGCCCGCgtgtgagagggagaggcggCTCCGCCGAGGGCGCTCGGCCGGCCCGCGCGGCGCCCTGACGCAGCCTTGTGCCCACAGCTCCCCCTCAGCGGCAGCACCTTCCACGACCAGATCGCCATGCTGAGCCACCGCTGCTTCAACGCGCTCACCAACAGCTTCCAGCCCTCCCTGCTCCGGCCGCAAGATCCTGGCCGCCGTCATCATGAAGAAGGCCTCCGACGACCTGGGGGTGGTGGTCAGCCTGGGGACAGGTCAGTGAGGCCCTCCCTGAGGGCGCGTGGGCGCGCGGAGGCGGGAACCCGGACCCTCTGCAGCTTGCCGTGGCCGCCATCCGCGCGGACCGGGAAGGGGTGCGGGAGGCGGGGTCGGTACCGGAGGCTGGCTCTGTCCTCGGCCCCTCGCGAACCACCTCTGTCCCCCCGGGGTGcctgggctcaggtcgtgatctcggtcCCCATCTCCAGGTGGTGGGTCCAGCCCCCGAGATCTGGGaatgggctccacgttcagcagggagtctgctcgtccccccaccctgcacccccctactcgtgctccattctccctccaaaaaagaaaaagaaaaaaccaaacagcTCTGTCCTGTTCATCATCACTTCCCTGGGAAAGGTCCCATTTGCTTTCCACGCCTTCCAGGGAACCGCTGTGTGAAGGGCGACTCCCTCAGCCTGAAGGGGGAGACGGTCAATGACTGCCACGCGGAGATCATCTCCCGCAGGGGCTTCATCAGGTGGGTGAGCGCGGGGGCCACCGGCGGGCAGGCCTGCCTTGCCAGCTGGGCCGGTGTGCCCGTCTCATGCCTGACCCCTCCGGGACTCGGGCCGTGCCGCTGTGGAGCCTGCTGTCTGCAGCCATCCCTCTTCCCTCCAACTGTCTCAGAAACGCACCAGGACCTCTTGGTCCTCAGGTCTGCAGGGGCGCAGAAGCCTTCCCTCTGCATCCGGGGCCCACCCCGCTCTGCCCACCAGCCCACTGGTCTTTATCCCGTGAAGGGGCGGACATGAAACTGACCCAAGAGGTCGGCTTTGCTTTCCGAGGTGTCGAGGCCTCTGGTGGAGGGTTCCCATCACCTCTTCCTCATGAAAAACCATGGAAGGCCCGCATGTCCCGGGCTTTTCCCTCCTCGGGGTCGGGTCACAGAAGCCGCTGCGGTCCTCCTAGCCAGAGTTCCCCTCATAGGTTCCTCTACAGCGAGCTGATGAAATACAACCCCCAGACCGCAAAGGAGAGTATATTTGAGCCTGCGAAGGGAGGAGAAAAGCTCCAAATAAAAAAGACGGTGTCGTTCCATCTGTACATCAGGTCTGTATGGTCTGTGCTGCCTTCAGAGCAGGCCCTGCTGGGCTCGCGGGTGGGGTGTCCGAACGCTGTCCTGGCCCATCAGTCGAGCCGTTCCGTGGGCCACACTCAGCTCAGCAGCCCGCGGGAGGCTGCAGGAGAAGCCCCACCACGTCGGGCTGTGTTCTTGAGCCCCCGGAACTGGGGGCCCCCTGCACAGGTGACCTTTCACGGACGCCCTGTTCTGCAGCACGGCCCCGTGTGGGGACGGCGCCCTCTTTGACAAGTCCTGCAGCGACCGTGCCGTGGAGAGCTCAGATTCCCGCCACTACCCCGTCTTTGAGAACCCCAAACAAGGCAAGCTGCGCACCAAGGTGGAGAACGGTGAGTGACACGAGCCCTCCTTCTTTGCCACGGGAGAGCTCTGCAGAGCCCTGGCCCCATCAGGTTTCTGCCGTTCGCTGCCAGGAGGGGGTGGCCCGGGTACAGGGATGGGCTGTAGGAAGGCCAAGATGCCACTTGGAATCTGGTAGCTGGGGAGATCTGCAAGTCAGGTGGGAAGCAGAGGTACCTGCCTAGCGCTCAGGGCAGAGAGCCCGGCTGGAAACAGAAGTGTGGGACTCACCTTCCCATCGATTCTTCT
It encodes:
- the ADAR gene encoding LOW QUALITY PROTEIN: double-stranded RNA-specific adenosine deaminase (The sequence of the model RefSeq protein was modified relative to this genomic sequence to represent the inferred CDS: deleted 1 base in 1 codon), with product MDPRQGCSLNTYHPRPPQRYEHSKLRHQQPGPGSYLNHFQLQQIEFLKGLLPEAPLTGKQTPSLPPFVSGLRPRFPGLPARGRELGTWGVPRSVPPRSQVLQRGSPCPFPRGRTLPWRGVDRLSLHFQELGISQGQEERVLELLQELGEGKAATVHDLAGKLRVPKKEVNRVLYSLEKKGQLHREPGTPPLWTIAVQARNQPGQVASARSCSQEAPDSDPSFGTEDRSFEFFESGLETPEPFDMAEVKEKVCDYLFNVCGASALNVAKNIGLARARDVNAVLMDLERQGDVYRQGTTPPVWYLADKKRERMQMKRNADLGPDSGPAAGPETKGDVLPSRQLATPDASDSVAATEDVQNGQEPVVKLESRQEAAPERVKLRPPAHDNGPSKMGYVDFENGQWATDDIPDDLNSIHAAPGEFRAIMEMPSFYSHGWPRCSPYKKLTECQLKNPISGLLEYAQFASQTCEFNLLEQRGPPHEPRFKFQVIIGGREFPPAEAGSKKVAKQDAALKAMTILLEEAKAKDSGRPEEPYDCSTEKGSEKTAESQPSTPSAASLFSGKNPVTTLLECVHKLGSSCEFRLLSREGPAHDPKFQYCVAMGAHTFPTASAPSKKVAKQMAAEEAVKALHGEASSSAPADPQLGGTNTESFDNLESGMPNKVRRIGELVRYLNTNPVGGLLEYARSHGFAAEFKLVDQSGPPHEPKFVYQAKVGGRWFPAVCAHSKKQGKQEAADAALRVLIGENEKAERMGFTELPLSGSTFHDQIAMLSHRCFNALTNSFQPSLLGRKILAAVIMKKASDDLGVVVSLGTGNRCVKGDSLSLKGETVNDCHAEIISRRGFIRFLYSELMKYNPQTAKESIFEPAKGGEKLQIKKTVSFHLYISTAPCGDGALFDKSCSDRAVESSDSRHYPVFENPKQGKLRTKVENGEGTIPVESSDIVPTWDGIRLGERLRTMSCSDKILRWNVLGLQGALLTHFLQPVYLKSVTLGYLFSQGHLTRAICCRVTRDGSAFEDGLRPPFIVNHPKVGRVSVYDSKRQSGKTKETSVNWCLADGYDLEILDGTRGTPPASTLGQQHSCLAAVRRQAGSGSSLQGALAACCQWC